A section of the Pseudorasbora parva isolate DD20220531a chromosome 2, ASM2467924v1, whole genome shotgun sequence genome encodes:
- the bcl2l12 gene encoding bcl-2-like protein 12 isoform X4, with amino-acid sequence MTGRKYSRRAPALPLFPVSAYTKGKNKKDANGWDSLDEEISAAEEKKHGIKNFIKRRLRTRSPTIRHDKKDGSSDPTPNNSLEKRSQSGQSNKPLTNGTQSLPRKTEEEICVPSSASEEEGERKSGDKNKKKKKKLKISDILKKVSFKKEEPRRPTTLALKEASALLQPEEPHASPSHPPAFYDDVAETLDRIAQKHSVKKKSPVKPEPVPSPPKANDKEAVVQQLVQILTSEGDAINDKINTNPFLRSTLTRLSYPSFAKLLDTYASQSEEPPIPAPVSPTLRRLAITMDVSRRVVTATGVQRLTGYAERYMESFAPWVRSHGGWDKIAQVDEVLECD; translated from the exons atgacgggacggaagtacagtcgccgggcgcccgcacttccgctttttccggtcag TGCCTATACAAAAGGCAAGAATAAGAAAGATGCAAATGGATGGGACTCTTTGGATGAGGAGATCAGTGCCGCAGAAGAGAAGAAACATGGAATTAAAAATTTCATAAAAAGACGACTGAGAACCCGTTCGCCCACAATCCGCCATGATAAGAAAGATGGTAGCTCTGACCCGACTCCAAACAACAGCCTGGAGAAGCGGAGTCAGTCAGGCCAGTCCAACAAACCATTGACAAATGGAACACAAAGTCTTCCCAGgaaaacagag GAAGAGATATGCGTTCCATCCTCTGCGTCTGAAGAGGAAGGTGAAAGAAAATCGGGGgacaaaaataagaaaaagaagaaaaaactaaaaatatctGATATACTCAAAAAAGTATCTTTTAAAAAAGAAGAGCCTCGGCGCCCGACCACGCTGGCTTTAAAAGAAGCTTCAGCTCTTTTACAACCTGAGGAGCCTCATGCGTCACCAT cCCATCCTCCTGCGTTTTATGATGATGTGGCAGAAACTTTGGACAGAATCGCACAGAAACACAGTGTGAAAAAGAAATCCCCTGTTAAACCAGAGCCTGTACCAAGTCCACCCAAAG CGAATGACAAAGAAGCTGTGGTTCAACAGCTAGTTCAGATATTGACTTCAGAGGGGGATGCCATTAACGACAAG ATAAACACCAACCCCTTCCTGCGGTCCACCCTCACACGCCTCTCCTATCCATCTTTTGCCAAACTTCTTGACACGTACGCCAGTCAGAGTGAAGAACCTCCCATTCCCGCACCGGTCAGCCCTACGCTGCGGCGGCTCGCCATCACCATGGATGTGTCGCGTCGAGTCGTCACAGCAACTGGAGTTCAGCGTCTGACAGGCTATGCTGAACGCTACATGGAGAGCTTTGCACCATGGGTGAGGAGCCACGGAGGATGG GATAAAATTGCACAAGTTGATGAGGTCTTGGAGTGTGATTGA
- the tspan4b gene encoding tetraspanin-4: MSVSRGCLCCVKYLMFIFNLIFWLGGCGLFGVGVWLAFTQSEFSSLPLSFPSLSAANLLLVAGGVTMVTGFLGCLGALKEQKCLLMTFFVILLFLVLTEVALILVLSVFHEELDKKAKADLKAGMNGYDPKKGLGKSWDNMQKIFKCCGVSNHTDWHNITSDGKLPSSCCRENVAAGCHHWEEPCYEKAKDWLLANITSVLGFGVCIGIVQILALVFSMLMYCQILRAEKYMD, encoded by the exons ATGTCTGTGTCACGAGGTTGCCTGTGCTGTGTGAAGTACCTCATGTTTATCTTCAACCTCATCTTTTGG TTGGGAGGATGTGGTCTATTTGGTGTTGGGGTGTGGCTCGCCTTCACACAGTCAGAGTTTTCATCTTTACCGCTGTCCTTCCCTTCACTCTCCGCGGCCAACCTGCTCCTTGTTGCTGGGGGCGTCACCATGGTAACAGGGTTTCTCGGATGCCTTGGTGCTCTAAAAGAGCAGAAGTGTCTATTGATGACG ttttttgtgaTCCTCTTGTTTCTAGTCCTGACAGAAGTGGCACTGATTCTGGTTTTGAGTGTGTTTCATGAAGAA TTGGACAAAAAAGCCAAGGCTGACCTAAAAGCGGGAATGAATGGCTATGACCCAAAAAAAGGGCTGGGAAAATCCTGGGACAACATGCAGAAGATT TTCAAGTGCTGTGGAGTGAGCAACCATACAGACTGGCATAATATAACATCCGATGGCAAACTTCCTTCCTCCTGCTGCAGGGAAAATGTAGCAGCAGGATGCCATCACTGGGAAGAG CCCTGCTATGAGAAGGCCAAGGACTGGCTTCTGGCTAACATCACCTCAGTGCTTGGGTTTGGAGTTTGTATTGGAATCGTTCAG ATTCTTGCTTTGGTGTTCTCCATGTTGATGTACTGCCAAATCCTACGAGCAGAAAAATACATGGACTGA
- the si:ch73-248e21.7 gene encoding uncharacterized protein si:ch73-248e21.7, whose product MNIMRLVFSNFLLYLALGACFKFTDAQESTAVYADISNTVPNHNTGGEMSTYESTIAGFVNTVTELQTKPDLYKTETTDVYQMITMLEGPTVVNPVSLNTEAKETTEETTAREITTHAQMEQTTMITTNLPVNVQTAVVEQITSEAPSTRQYEMTVGFTSSELTIPTEHPTDEITTAVSSMATDSTEAFNPTYVTSQPPADWNASPSDPVETSAVTSTATLKLYSRLPEITSEGHSYSMFDDESVSTHVTSVTTGVIITESIFPIETNWLLIIIVCVTIICVLCIGMVLFVQRRKKNASRTFGPMYVNGQSKRSKKKKGADDDAWAGPVNLEAGAECDAEAQEGLLPDDGKQDGDDMVLSTFATLDEGDMANGGVGGVGTKEAKKWEDKEPMPYIDEDVDEKKAGKKLEENKIQKENDKSEKKELNGGETFCLTTAV is encoded by the coding sequence ATGAACATCATGAGGCTCGTTTTTAGCAATTTTCTGCTGTATCTTGCTCTCGGAGCCTGTTTCAAGTTCACTGATGCCCAAGAGTCAACAGCGGTATATGCAGATATCTCCAATACAGTACCGAATCACAACACTGGGGGGGAAATGTCTACTTATGAAAGCACCATTGCTGGATTTGTAAATACAGTCACTGAACTACAGACAAAACCAGATCTGTATAAAACAGAAACCACAGATGTTTATCAAATGATCACCATGCTTGAAGGACCAACAGTTGTGAATCCTGTGTCACTCAATACTGAGGCTAAAGAAACCACAGAAGAAACTACTGCTCGTGAAATAACAACACATGCTCAAATGGAACAGACTACAATGATCACCACTAATCTGCCTGTTAATGTTCAAACAGCTGTAGTTGAACAAATAACTTCAGAAGCCCCAAGTACACGTCAATATGAAATGACTGTTGGATTTACTTCTTCTGAGTTGACCATTCCTACAGAACATCCTACAGATGAAATTACCACAGCAGTCTCTTCCATGGCTACTGATTCAACAGAAGCCTTCAATCCCACATACGTCACGTCTCAACCACCTGCAGACTGGAATGCGTCTCCATCTGACCCTGTAGAGACCAGCGCAGTAACCTCCACTGCAACTCTAAAATTATATTCACGGCTGCCTGAAATTACTTCTGAAGGACACTCATATTCAATGTTTGATGACGAATCAGTCTCCACTCATGTTACCTCTGTCACCACCGGTGTAATTATCACGGAAAGTATTTTTCCCATAGAAacaaactggttattaataatcATAGTGTGTGTGACCATCATTTGCGTGCTATGCATTGGCATGGTTCTGTTCGTCCAACGGAGAAAGAAAAACGCCTCACGGACATTTGGCCCCATGTACGTGAATGGACAAAGCAAGCGGTCCAAGAAGAAAAAAGGGGCAGATGATGATGCATGGGCGGGGCCTGTGAATCTGGAGGCGGGGGCTGAATGTGACGCTGAAGCACAGGAGGGTCTTCTGCCTGATGATGGGAAACAGGATGGAGATGATATGGTGCTCAGCACATTCGCCACCCTGGACGAAGGTGACATGGCTAATGGTGGAGTGGGTGGCGTAGGTACTAAAGAGGCTAAGAAATGGGAGGACAAGGAACCTATGCCTTACATAGATGAGGATGTGGATGAAAAAAAGGCAGGAAAAAAACTGGAAGAGAACAAGATACAAAAAGAAAATGACAAAAGTGAAAAGAAGGAGTTGAACGGAGGAGAAACGTTCTGTCTCACCACAGCCGTCTAA
- the si:ch73-248e21.5 gene encoding uncharacterized protein si:ch73-248e21.5 codes for MEMTILSITVCFTHFLIASALYFNTLPSNTMSAHTETTQITPASTKTNQEPKMLINATAFSALTTKTQDSTTNLPGEVHTQPNTTPNEMPTQETTSLHQHNSSTPSQNSTMDDDVGVSNASNVAMSQTHASHTTVSTNFAGLSPQNNETGTTSSVSYSDDGRTVQTANTLSDLLSVSTVPWKDWTEKEDNRTKADEGNYETNSTQATFANTNEKSRGTPSTEGSYSFTSEHREEPYNTTANTIGASSATATARDDWSTSQSTDIPMITAAYTTAQDPKITVAPEYQTSIGGVNHSTTQQNRFTNSTAHTGRKNITGTDTPDATTTYNNNTIITDVLTDATTNKTNKTDTESKVWPKCLNTNPESKPRQYTLVCLITVWTLAMTATIFLGITIFLWVRLSVFKKEKKRREKGGQTCEKESLWADPKASVQERVEFWYVSGSTMEADRKHKDRKRQERMKKRAREQENEENGLWIQPRVTVDDITDFWYANRRMKAERI; via the coding sequence ATGGAGATGACTATATTATCCATCACAGTGTGCTTCACTCACTTCCTCATTGCCTCAGCTCTTTATTTCAACACACTGCCATCAAACACCATGAGTGCCCACACTGAAACCACACAAATAACTCCAGCatcaacaaaaacaaaccaagAACCCAAGATGCTAATAAATGCAACAGCCTTCTCAGCTCTGACCACAAAAACACAGGACAGTACAACAAATTTGCCCGGTGAAGTGCATACACAGCCAAATACAACCCCAAATGAGATGCCCACACAGGAAACAACATCCTTGCATCAACACAACAGCAGTACTCCATCTCAGAATAGCACGATGGATGATGACGTAGGTGTTAGCAATGCTAGTAATGTTGCTATGAGCCAAACACATGCAAGTCATACAACAGTTTCCACTAACTTTGCAGGACTGTCACCACAAAATAATGAAACGGGAACAACGTCAAGTGTGAGTTACAGTGATGACGGACGAACAGTTCAGACTGCAAACACCTTATCAGACTTGCTCAGTGTCTCAACTGTTCCCTGGAAAGACTGGACAGAGAAAGAGgataatagaacaaaagcagaTGAAGGAAATTATGAAACAAACTCCACCCAGGCCACATTTGCTAATACCAACGAGAAGTCGAGAGGAACACCGAGCACTGAGGGAAGTTACAGCTTCACTAGTGAACACAGAGAGGAACCTTACAACACAACAGCGAATACAATCGGTGCCAGTTCTGCAACGGCAACAGCGAGAGACGATTGGTCAACTTCTCAAAGTACAGACATTCCCATGATCACGGCGGCTTACACAACAGCACAAGACCCAAAGATTACAGTTGCACCTGAATATCAAACCTCAATAGGTGGTGTAAATCACTCAACAACACAGCAGAACAGATTCACAAACTCTACGGCACACACAGGAAGAAAAAACATAACAGGAACAGACACACCCGATGCTACCACCACCTATAACAACAACACTATCATAACCGATGTCCTAACCGATGCCACaaccaacaaaacaaacaaaactgacACAGAAAGCAAAGTATGGCCTAAAtgtttgaacacaaacccagaaTCTAAGCCTCGTCAATACACACTGGTCTGCTTGATCACAGTGTGGACTTTAGCAATGACTGCTACTATATTCCTAGGAATAACCATCTTCCTATGGgttcgtctgtctgtctttaaaaaggAGAAAAAGCGGAGGGAGAAGGGAGGCCAGACGTGCGAGAAAGAGAGCCTTTGGGCCGACCCCAAAGCATCGGTGCAGGAGAGAGTGGAGTTCTGGTATGTCAGTGGATCCACGATGGAGGCCGACAGGAAGCATAAAGACAGAAAGAGGCAGGAGAGGATGAAGAAAAGAGCACGGGAACAGGAGAATGAAGAGAATGGGCTGTGGATTCAGCCTAGAGTGACTGTGGATGATATAACTGATTTCTGGTACGCAAACAGGCGCATGAAGGCGGAGAGGATTTAG
- the unc119c gene encoding protein unc-119 homolog B-B, which yields MDSEVVKELQSEEEMEQELSSEKDEDSEQEEDEAEEDEEDLAEMQGRGDLRDVEDWDGFVSGGLGAEEEVLLDWKPGDPVTPQYVLRLPGYTDDYLCAPEDNVYNISFSRFKIRDLEGGSVILDLKRHCPTEIKDVIELDAGRFIQYHFSPAFLNLKEIGATLEFTVGSKAVNKFRLIERHYFRDLLLKTFDFEIGFCIPHSRNTCEHIYCLPDLDSHTIEEMISHPFETRSDSFYFAKNTLIMHHKAEYSFNQGLELNENQS from the exons ATGGACAGTGAGGTTGTCAAAGAACTACagagtgaagaagaaatggagCAGGAACTGTCCTCTGAGAAAGACGAGGACagtgaacaagaggaagatGAAGCTGAAGAGGATGAGGAGGACTTGGCTGAAATGCAGGGTAGGGGGGATCTGAGGGACGTGGAGGACTGGGATGGGTTTGTTTCAGGAGGACTTGGAGCTGAAGAGGAGGTGCTGCTGGACTGGAAGCCAGGTGACCCTGTGACTCCGCAGTATGTCCTCAGGCTACCAGGATACACAGACG ATTACCTGTGCGCCCCAGAAGACAATGTCTACAATATTAGCTTCTCACGCTTCAAAATAAGAGACCTGGAAGGTGGATCAGTCATTCTGGACCTTAAACGACACTGTCCAACAG AAATAAAGGATGTCATAGAGCTGGATGCAGGCCGTTTTATTCAGTATCATTTCAGTCCAGCTTTTCTTAATCTCAAGGAGATTGGAGCCAC ACTTGAGTTTACAGTTGGCAGTAAGGCAGTCAACAAGTTTCGGCTGATTGAAAGGCATTACTTCAGGGATCTACTACTGAAGACGTTTGACTTTGAGATCGGTTTCTGTATCCCACACAGCAGAAACACCTGTGAACACATCTATTGCTTGCCAGACCTGGATTCACACACCA ttgAGGAGATGATCAGCCACCCGTTTGAGACGCGGTCAGACAGCTTCTACTTTGCCAAAAACACACTGATCATGCATCATAAGGCAGAATACTCCTTCAACCAGGGGCTGGAGCTCAATGAGAACCAGAGCTAA
- the mmp25a gene encoding matrix metalloproteinase-25, protein MADQYARGVDWLLRYGYLPSPESLIGRLQTRAGIEEAVRKMQRFAGIEETGKIDQATLEMMGRPRCSIPDTISSEDLLKGKRSKGKLTRGYTLPRLSWDKTDITWSVQDFPSPSMSPTLHPGLVRLILTYALRAWSDVTHLRFHGIRPSTSSPQIDIKVTFASGYHEDGYPFDGKGGTLAHAFFPGKEDLAGDTHFDDGESWSYGDRSSNTDLFTVAVHEFGHALGLFHSSSNDSIMKPYYYGPVGDMPGYSLPLDDRLSIQALYGKRPDVKPSPSVSAPTTHLPNFLTPAPPHPPYHPPASTDRCHGGYDAIANIRAEVFFFRGPYFWRVDHSGPLMSLTPALIHSFWIGLPPETARVDAVYERRDGYIVFFIGNQYWLFRNTVSLPGYPRPLSEWGLRSSAGRVPERVEAVFVWPHNGRTYLFSGGEYWRIDEAGTERKLEEGYPKPASIWGMPSYPDDIIGFLDGDTYFFKDSNYWILKRGGLEQETAFPKSIATDWMKCDGNISTRTPEIPRRDRDCRCVQSTAAGICALSAVIYSIIVVRILVLTLY, encoded by the exons ATGGCAGATCAGTACGCGCGAGGAGTG gactGGTTACTTCGGTATGGGTATTTACCATCTCCAGAATCTCTAATTGGTCGACTTCAAACCAGGGCGGGTATTGAAGAAGCTGTTCGTAAAATGCAGCGTTTTGCTGGTATTGAAGAGACTGGCAAAATAG ATCAGGCCACTTTAGAAATGATGGGCAGACCTCGCTGCTCTATCCCGGACACCATCAGCTCTGAGGATCTGTTGAAAGGAAAAAGAAGTAAAGGGAAGCTGACGAGGGGATACACTCTGCCAAGGTTGAGCTGGGACAAGACTGACATCACCTGGAG CGTGCAAGATTTTCCATCTCCCTCTATGTCTCCCACTCTACATCCAGGGCTGGTAAGGTTAATTTTGACCTATGCCCTCCGAGCATGGAGTGATGTCACACATCTGCGTTTCCACGGGATTCGCCCTTCTACATCATCACCACAGATAGACATCAAGGTCACCTTTGCCAGTGGCTACCATGAGGATGGATATCCTTTTGATGGCAAGGGGGGCACACTTGCACATGCATTCTTCCCAGGAAAGGAAGATCTTGCAGGTGACACACACTTTGATGACGGAGAGAGCTGGAGCTATGGAG ATAGGAGCAGCAACACAGATTTATTCACAGTTGCAGTGCATGAGTTTGGTCATGCTTTAGGCCTGTTTCACTCCTCCTCCAATGATTCCATCATGAAGCCTTATTACTATGGTCCAGTGGGAGACATGCCCGGCTACTCCTTACCACTTGATGACAGACTGAGCATACAGGCGCTCTATG GAAAAAGACCAGATGTTAAACCATCCCCATCTGTTTCTGCACCCACAACTCACCTGCCCAATTTCTTGACCCCTGCTCCTCCGCATCCTCCCTATCA ccCACCAGCCTCTACGGATCGCTGTCACGGAGGTTATGATGCAATCGCTAATATCAGAGCAGAGGTTTTCTTTTTTAGAG GTCCATACTTTTGGAGGGTAGATCATTCAGGCCCATTAATGTCCTTGACTCCAGCTCTGATCCACAGCTTCTGGATCGGTTTGCCTCCAGAAACCGCCAGAGTTGATGCAGTATATGAGAGAAGAGATGGATATATTGTATTCTTTATTG GTAATCAGTACTGGCTATTTAGGAACACAGTGTCCCTCCCTGGGTACCCACGACCACTTTCAGAATGGGGCTTACGCTCGTCTGCAGGACGAGTTCCAGAGAGAGTGGAGGCAGTATTTGTGTGGCCGCACAATGGAAGGACGTACCTGTTCAGTGGTGGAGAGTACTGGAGGATTGATGAGGCAGGAACAGAGAGGAAGCTGGAGGAAGGGTACCCTAAACCAGCATCCATCTGGGGGATGCCCTCTTACCCTGATGACATCATTGGATTTCTAGATG GAGACACTTATTTCTTTAAAGATTCAAACTACTGGATTTTAAAAAGAGGGGGCCTGGAGCAGGAAACTGCTTTCCCGAAGTCCATTGCTACTGACTGGATGAAATGTGATGGCAACATTTCAACTCGCACACCTGAGATTCCCAGAAGAGACAGAGACTGTAGATGTGTCCAGAGTACTGCAGCTGGAATATGTGCTTTATCAGCTGTTATATATTCAATTATTGTAGTTCGTATATTGGTTCTTACATTGTACTGA